The genomic stretch TGGTTTGCGTATACCTACCGCTGGTTACTGCTGCTCAGGAAAACCGGTGGTTCCGGGAGAGCCAGGGAACGGATGCGCAGAGGCAAAGAACGGGAAGACATAGGGGTTAGGATAATCACGCTCATTGCCGCCTTCTGACAGATCAGCGATATCCTCATCCGCCTCGATAAAGTCAGTGCCTTGCAAAACGACTAAGACACGGCGATCGGGACAGCTCGGGAGCGTTGAACAATCCAGTGCGACACGATTTCCCCGCGGTCCGCTCCCAGGCACGTTCGACCCATCGGGAAACTTCACATCAGCAAGCTGACGGAGGAGGCGCAATTCTAGATCAATGACATCATCTTGGGGGCGACGTCCGTTAGAGATTCCTAGCACGCCAATATCAAGAGCGGCCGATGGCCGGTCCATATCAAAGCGCAGCACATCGGGAAGAAGGGCTTTGCGCAGAAAGTCTTTATCTGTATTGCCGAAGCTATCAGGCAGCAAGAGCGGGGCCCCTCCGGGAAGTGCTGTCACTCCAAGTTGGGTGAGCAAGGTTGCACGACCGGCAATGGTGTTCCCCGTGCTATCGGTATCCGTTGTCGTCAGCGCATCTGGAATCAATGAGCCAAACTTCGCGAGATCTTCCTCGGGAATGGCGTTGTTGAACTCATCACGTCGTGCTTGCGGAACAAACACCGTAGAAATCGCTGGCAACCCCGTACGTTCAAACTGAACGAATCTCCCATTCAGTGGCGTCTTGGCCTCACTATCGGTCGGGCGACTGACTGTTCCCCAAAAATTGAGCGTTGCATTTGCACCACGAACAAGAGCTTTCGGGAATGAAACGACGAGCATGGATGCATTGATTCCACCGAAAGCATCCACTCCGCTTGTTCCATCATCACGAGTAGGTCGTCCCCGCAGCGGACCAAGGACAGGGCTTGTTACTCCGCGGAAAAGGTCCTGAGAGGCACCCAAGATACGGTTAAACTGACCGGCATCGAAGTTAAAAGCATCATCAGTCAGACCAAAAAAGACCTGAGTCGCGTTTGCATCACCCAGGTTTTGCCCGACTCCTCCCGATACTTCAGGGGCACCTCCAAGCACGCGATTTGTTGCCCCTGTCCTTTTCGGTGCGGACGGACCAAGAACGCGCACAGTCTGTCCTGCCCCACTGCCCGTGAATAAGCCTTGAATTACAAGGTCTTCCTTGAAGTCCCCGTTATTGTCAAACTTGAACTGATACAGGAAGTTTGATGAGAAACTATAGCTTCCCCGCACGGCCGGAATGGCAAAACCATTGACCCCCATCGCGACGACTAACCGGTTGGCGTTGTTAGGGTCGACAAAGATGAACACATCACCAAGGTCACCTTGTGGAAGTCCGTTCACTACCGGAGCTTCACGATGATCGGCACTGTAAGATGGCGGTGGACAGAGCAACGCCAACGCCGCAACAGCTGCTGACATGAAAAAAGAAAGCGATCGTTTTTTCACTGACTGTTCCCCCTTTGCATTCCGGATACAGGAGTCCCCTCAAAAGCAGGCAGAAAAGTATCCGGTTCTTGTGGGCGCATAGAGCACCTTTTCTGCACGCTACCTGCCTCCCTCCCCAGTAAACTGTGCTCGCGCCTCCTTTCTCTCCATGGTCGAGATAGCGTGTAGCGACACCAATCTCTGACTAGACTATACGTACCCTCCAAACAGTTTGGATTGCTCAGGGAATGAAGAGTGTAGAGGTCCTAA from Deltaproteobacteria bacterium encodes the following:
- a CDS encoding DUF4331 domain-containing protein, giving the protein MSAAVAALALLCPPPSYSADHREAPVVNGLPQGDLGDVFIFVDPNNANRLVVAMGVNGFAIPAVRGSYSFSSNFLYQFKFDNNGDFKEDLVIQGLFTGSGAGQTVRVLGPSAPKRTGATNRVLGGAPEVSGGVGQNLGDANATQVFFGLTDDAFNFDAGQFNRILGASQDLFRGVTSPVLGPLRGRPTRDDGTSGVDAFGGINASMLVVSFPKALVRGANATLNFWGTVSRPTDSEAKTPLNGRFVQFERTGLPAISTVFVPQARRDEFNNAIPEEDLAKFGSLIPDALTTTDTDSTGNTIAGRATLLTQLGVTALPGGAPLLLPDSFGNTDKDFLRKALLPDVLRFDMDRPSAALDIGVLGISNGRRPQDDVIDLELRLLRQLADVKFPDGSNVPGSGPRGNRVALDCSTLPSCPDRRVLVVLQGTDFIEADEDIADLSEGGNERDYPNPYVFPFFASAHPFPGSPGTTGFPEQQ